In the Thermotoga sp. Ku-13t genome, one interval contains:
- a CDS encoding family 20 glycosylhydrolase has translation MIPSVKRSIKLEGTFELPEKGKIFSRIESLQMARLLKRELINRSMDYHIVSHSPSDSTFELLIDSNLINHPQGYRLIVSPSKIRFVAATNQGLFYAFQTFRQLLKEQNPLECVVIEDEPDFENRAFMLDISRDRVPKMETLKKLVDLLSELKYNQLQLYMEHTFAYEAHKTVWKDYSPLTHEEVLELDEYCKEHFIELVPNQNCFGHLEKWLSHDEYRHLAECPEGFVFPWGTPSGPFSLSPAVPEALKFVESLLDELLPHFSSSKVNVGADETFDLGLGRSRELCEKLGKGKVYLNFLLDLYRIVKKHGRTMMFWGDIIKNYPELIEELPRDVIALLWGYEEDHPYESECELFANKGISFYVCPGTSSWNSFVGRIDNALGNIKNAILNGERFGASGFLLTDWGDNGHPQHLPVSILSIVYAAALGWNSSKELSAAELLRETDVHVFKGEPLSEKLYTLGSSYRNLSVRLPNASVYFIALVHPERFLENLDALSEEDVRTIERDLEQVENISHRLLSLRNESSRLVIDQILNNAEMLKLSMEWILMAKKYGQIDLIDESSWSEFKAEFTRMVDEYRKLWLEVNRSGGLNQSVEKLTKLLKLRV, from the coding sequence GTGATACCGAGCGTGAAGCGATCGATCAAACTCGAAGGAACTTTCGAGCTCCCTGAAAAAGGAAAGATCTTCTCCAGGATCGAGTCACTACAAATGGCAAGACTTTTGAAGCGTGAACTGATCAACAGATCAATGGATTATCACATCGTCTCGCATTCACCGAGTGATTCAACGTTCGAACTGTTGATCGACAGCAACCTGATCAACCATCCGCAGGGCTACAGGCTGATCGTGTCCCCTTCCAAAATCAGGTTCGTTGCCGCGACGAACCAGGGACTGTTCTACGCGTTCCAAACGTTCAGACAGCTTTTGAAAGAACAGAACCCGCTCGAGTGTGTCGTCATAGAGGACGAACCAGATTTCGAAAACAGAGCGTTCATGCTGGACATCAGCAGGGACAGAGTCCCCAAGATGGAAACATTGAAGAAACTCGTCGATCTTTTGTCCGAACTCAAGTACAACCAGCTCCAGCTGTATATGGAACACACTTTCGCTTACGAAGCTCACAAAACTGTCTGGAAGGATTATTCTCCTCTCACGCACGAAGAAGTCTTGGAGCTCGACGAGTACTGTAAAGAGCACTTCATCGAGCTGGTGCCGAACCAGAACTGTTTTGGACATCTGGAGAAATGGCTCTCACACGATGAGTACAGACACCTTGCAGAATGTCCCGAGGGTTTCGTCTTTCCGTGGGGCACGCCGTCGGGTCCATTCTCCCTATCACCCGCGGTGCCAGAGGCGCTGAAGTTCGTCGAATCGCTTTTGGACGAGCTTCTGCCACATTTTTCGAGTTCCAAAGTGAACGTCGGAGCCGATGAGACCTTCGATCTGGGTTTGGGCCGTTCCAGAGAGCTATGTGAAAAGCTGGGAAAAGGAAAGGTCTATCTCAACTTTCTCCTCGATCTGTACAGGATCGTTAAGAAACATGGCAGGACAATGATGTTCTGGGGTGATATCATAAAGAACTATCCAGAACTCATCGAAGAACTGCCGCGCGACGTGATCGCGTTGCTTTGGGGTTATGAAGAAGACCATCCGTATGAGAGCGAGTGTGAACTGTTCGCGAACAAAGGCATCAGCTTCTACGTCTGTCCAGGCACATCGAGCTGGAACTCGTTCGTCGGAAGGATCGACAACGCGCTGGGAAACATAAAGAACGCCATCCTCAACGGTGAAAGGTTCGGTGCATCCGGCTTTCTGCTCACCGACTGGGGTGACAACGGTCACCCTCAGCATCTTCCAGTTTCGATCCTTTCGATCGTGTACGCCGCCGCACTTGGCTGGAACAGTTCGAAAGAACTGAGTGCGGCTGAACTGCTGAGAGAAACCGACGTTCATGTGTTCAAAGGTGAGCCATTGTCAGAAAAACTTTACACGCTAGGCAGCTCCTACAGAAATCTCAGCGTCAGGCTACCGAACGCGAGTGTCTATTTCATTGCGCTGGTGCACCCGGAGAGATTTCTGGAAAATCTTGACGCACTGAGCGAGGAAGATGTCAGGACCATCGAAAGGGATCTCGAGCAGGTGGAGAACATCTCCCATCGCCTTCTCAGCCTTCGAAACGAATCGAGCAGACTCGTCATCGATCAGATCCTGAACAACGCTGAAATGCTCAAACTCTCGATGGAGTGGATTTTGATGGCGAAAAAATATGGTCAGATCGATCTGATCGACGAGTCAAGCTGGAGCGAGTTCAAAGCCGAGTTCACCAGAATGGTCGACGAGTACAGAAAACTGTGGCTCGAGGTGAACAGATCAGGTGGGCTGAACCAGAGCGTGGAAAAACTGACAAAATTGCTAAAATTGAGGGTTTAA
- a CDS encoding MFS transporter: MLRMKDFLYSLGSFSSALLSNAVSTFAIFYYVDMLKVNPAWISIVMVLYGIWNALNDPLFGYVSDRTRTRWGRRKPYIIFFSAPFALSFALFWNPPFSSSRPLLLVLYYAVLIFLFDTFFTIVILNWTALFPEMYQTLEERARVSALRQILAIPGLLLGIAVPPFLASKIGWGGMGILFALIGGACMYLSLLGIRENPKYSQMESLKFSEAIRFTLLNRSFLTYVTSSFLLQLTYTMLLTSLPFYTKYVLRLSEMSTTIMLATIFVVAFFLLPLWQKIVAKIGTKKTLTLAMLLWASFLSGFWFIKSFFEGIVLACLLAFALAPALIVLDIMIADIADEDQLRTKRRREGMFFGMNALIIRLGISVNSLIVGLVLSKSGYNANFPVEAQPQSALTGFRSLCSLIPIVATLVGLLVLKFYPLDGSYLKNVKEQLKLLGSENEGVRS; encoded by the coding sequence ATGCTCAGGATGAAGGATTTTCTCTACAGCCTGGGATCGTTCAGTTCTGCCCTGCTGTCCAACGCGGTCTCCACGTTCGCGATTTTTTATTATGTGGACATGCTCAAAGTCAATCCTGCGTGGATCAGCATCGTGATGGTACTTTACGGAATCTGGAACGCATTGAACGATCCTCTGTTCGGATACGTGTCGGACAGAACGAGAACCAGGTGGGGCAGAAGAAAACCTTATATTATTTTCTTCTCTGCTCCGTTCGCTCTCAGCTTCGCACTTTTCTGGAATCCACCTTTCAGTTCTTCGAGACCTTTGCTGCTGGTTCTCTACTACGCCGTTCTCATCTTCCTGTTCGACACATTCTTCACGATCGTCATACTGAACTGGACGGCGCTCTTTCCAGAGATGTACCAGACGCTCGAAGAAAGGGCAAGGGTGTCTGCGCTGAGACAGATCCTCGCCATACCCGGATTGCTGCTCGGCATAGCGGTTCCACCGTTTCTGGCATCGAAGATAGGGTGGGGCGGTATGGGGATACTCTTCGCCCTGATCGGTGGTGCGTGCATGTACCTTTCTCTTCTGGGAATCAGGGAGAATCCGAAGTACTCTCAAATGGAGAGCTTGAAATTCTCAGAGGCGATCAGGTTCACACTGCTGAACAGATCCTTCCTCACGTACGTCACATCATCCTTCCTGCTTCAACTCACCTACACGATGCTTCTAACGTCACTACCCTTCTACACCAAGTACGTTCTAAGGCTCAGCGAGATGAGCACCACGATCATGCTGGCAACGATCTTCGTAGTCGCGTTTTTCCTGCTCCCATTGTGGCAAAAGATCGTCGCGAAGATCGGTACGAAGAAAACGCTCACTTTAGCAATGCTGCTCTGGGCAAGCTTTTTGAGTGGTTTTTGGTTCATCAAAAGCTTTTTTGAGGGCATCGTTCTTGCATGCTTGCTCGCCTTCGCGTTGGCACCCGCACTCATCGTGCTGGACATAATGATCGCCGACATCGCCGACGAGGATCAATTGAGGACGAAGCGGAGAAGGGAAGGCATGTTCTTCGGAATGAACGCACTGATCATCAGGCTTGGCATATCGGTCAACTCCCTGATCGTCGGACTTGTTCTTTCAAAGAGTGGTTACAACGCAAACTTTCCGGTCGAAGCGCAACCTCAGAGCGCACTCACAGGTTTCAGAAGCCTGTGCAGTCTCATTCCGATCGTTGCAACTCTTGTAGGATTGCTGGTTTTGAAATTTTACCCCCTGGACGGAAGCTATCTGAAAAACGTTAAGGAACAGCTCAAACTTCTCGGTTCTGAGAATGAGGGAGTGAGATCGTGA
- a CDS encoding S8 family peptidase codes for MAKSKIFSTIRLVLFTTFILILTSCGVPVPPNFSATVHGKISAYAGDVTRVKNLPASSFIRKSNAPEFIEDQVVVGCKAGVSTTVRRSIEKFGTVLDELSAGDETYFLVRTDSELSQIREELSKIPGFLSVEPNRVVTISAYVRPNDPYFVEQWNLSLIKLPYAWDLTTGSDIVTIAVIDSGVDLSHEDLAGIFVPGYDFVRNDPTPDDENGHGTHVTGIIAALTNNSKGVAGVAWGQRVKIMPLKVMDETGKGSIFNFAKAIVRAVDHGVKIINASLGASQYSSVEYSAVKYAYMNDVIMVCAAGNDGSYGIDYPAAYLETIAVGAVTINAVRASYSDYGPELDVVAPGGDEYAGIFSTYLGNTYKPLFGTSMAAPHVTGLVALMVSQGIVGVENVRNVLRQTAVDLGPVGYDIEYGAGLVDAYAALTWQGGWEPLVVFSVDENGNVDSYTVADGLGYFQLTVRKPRVKIYAWMDFDGDGTMGVGDLYGYYGYAGGNPEAGSPIVLSIGMNEVREISFNIAPIVDTTYRPVLTAKAARILSDYKKDVIEQHYRSLRK; via the coding sequence GTGGCAAAGTCGAAAATATTTTCAACGATCCGGCTCGTGCTCTTTACAACGTTCATCCTGATTCTGACCAGCTGTGGAGTCCCGGTGCCACCGAACTTTTCTGCGACGGTGCACGGGAAAATTTCCGCGTACGCTGGCGATGTCACCCGGGTGAAAAATCTCCCGGCATCTTCCTTCATCAGAAAATCGAATGCACCTGAGTTCATCGAGGATCAAGTCGTGGTCGGATGCAAAGCAGGGGTGAGTACGACAGTTCGTCGTTCGATCGAGAAATTCGGCACCGTTCTCGACGAACTCTCTGCAGGAGATGAAACTTACTTCCTCGTTCGAACAGATTCTGAACTATCACAGATCCGTGAAGAACTGTCGAAAATCCCGGGCTTTCTGAGCGTAGAACCGAACCGGGTTGTAACCATTTCTGCTTACGTACGTCCAAACGATCCATACTTCGTCGAACAGTGGAACCTGTCTCTGATCAAACTTCCTTATGCTTGGGACTTAACGACCGGCAGCGATATCGTCACGATCGCTGTCATCGACTCGGGCGTTGATCTTTCACACGAAGACCTTGCGGGGATCTTCGTTCCTGGTTACGACTTTGTTCGCAACGATCCTACTCCGGACGACGAGAACGGCCATGGAACGCACGTCACGGGCATCATTGCAGCTCTGACGAACAACTCGAAGGGTGTTGCGGGCGTGGCCTGGGGTCAGAGAGTCAAGATCATGCCGCTGAAAGTTATGGATGAAACAGGAAAAGGCAGCATCTTCAATTTCGCGAAAGCAATTGTTCGTGCGGTGGATCACGGTGTGAAGATCATCAACGCCTCTCTCGGTGCGAGTCAGTATTCTTCTGTTGAATACAGTGCTGTGAAGTACGCTTATATGAACGATGTGATCATGGTTTGCGCTGCAGGGAACGATGGAAGCTACGGCATAGATTATCCTGCGGCCTATCTCGAAACGATCGCAGTTGGAGCGGTGACGATCAACGCTGTGAGAGCAAGCTATTCCGATTACGGCCCAGAACTCGACGTCGTCGCTCCCGGTGGGGACGAGTACGCCGGAATCTTCAGCACTTACTTGGGAAACACTTACAAGCCTTTGTTCGGGACCTCTATGGCCGCGCCGCACGTCACGGGCCTCGTGGCGCTGATGGTCTCTCAGGGCATCGTTGGAGTTGAGAACGTGAGAAATGTGCTGAGACAGACCGCTGTAGATCTTGGCCCTGTGGGATACGATATAGAATACGGTGCGGGTCTGGTGGATGCCTACGCGGCGCTGACCTGGCAGGGTGGATGGGAGCCTCTTGTTGTGTTCAGTGTGGATGAGAATGGAAATGTGGACAGTTACACCGTGGCAGACGGGTTGGGATACTTTCAGCTCACGGTTCGAAAGCCGAGGGTGAAAATCTACGCGTGGATGGACTTCGATGGCGACGGTACGATGGGTGTAGGAGATCTTTACGGTTATTACGGCTACGCGGGAGGAAATCCCGAAGCTGGCTCACCGATCGTTCTGAGCATTGGAATGAACGAAGTTCGTGAAATCAGTTTCAACATCGCTCCGATCGTTGATACGACTTACAGACCTGTTCTGACTGCGAAAGCTGCCCGTATCCTGAGCGATTACAAGAAGGATGTCATAGAGCAACATTATCGCTCGTTGAGAAAATGA
- a CDS encoding creatininase family protein, translating to MKEYLLLTGEEVSKLDREKTVFVSVMSPIETHGTHLPLGTDVFIARRVMEETCHFLEKGHEVVKLFELPLGSDAQPVFGSISLSYGTFRRIVYEIGAQLAEMNFKYWIVFDNHGGPRHQLALAEASTKLKRKYGFNLVVPFLHIFQDMLNDSADIGIAPGMNGDANDLHAGTNETSLMLYVDSQQVRRTDLPRYFPRKKSALGKLLRFLGAESLAVTVEWINDPENPYYLGDPSLADPERGKKMIEYHVRRSLELFEKAKSGSYQPPKLFNPVVRTLLRLVK from the coding sequence GTGAAGGAATACCTTCTTCTGACGGGTGAAGAAGTATCCAAGCTGGACAGAGAAAAGACGGTCTTTGTCTCCGTGATGTCTCCCATAGAAACTCATGGCACGCACCTTCCCCTGGGAACGGACGTGTTCATCGCACGAAGGGTGATGGAAGAGACCTGTCACTTTCTCGAAAAAGGCCACGAAGTTGTGAAGCTGTTCGAACTTCCTTTAGGCAGCGATGCACAACCTGTCTTTGGCTCGATCAGTTTGAGCTATGGAACGTTCAGGAGGATCGTCTACGAGATCGGAGCCCAGCTCGCAGAGATGAACTTCAAATACTGGATCGTTTTTGACAACCACGGTGGTCCGAGGCACCAGCTCGCGCTGGCAGAAGCCTCAACGAAGCTCAAAAGAAAATACGGTTTCAACCTCGTTGTGCCGTTCCTGCACATCTTTCAGGACATGCTGAACGATTCGGCGGATATCGGCATTGCCCCTGGCATGAACGGTGATGCGAACGATCTGCACGCCGGCACCAACGAGACTTCGCTGATGCTCTATGTCGATTCCCAGCAGGTGAGAAGGACAGATCTACCGAGGTACTTTCCCAGAAAGAAGAGCGCCCTCGGAAAACTTTTGAGGTTTCTCGGTGCAGAAAGTCTGGCAGTCACGGTCGAATGGATCAACGATCCGGAGAATCCTTACTATCTCGGTGATCCTTCGCTGGCGGATCCTGAAAGAGGAAAAAAGATGATCGAATACCATGTGAGGAGATCTCTGGAGCTGTTCGAAAAGGCCAAAAGTGGCTCTTACCAACCACCAAAGTTGTTCAATCCAGTCGTGAGAACGTTGCTCAGACTGGTCAAATAA
- a CDS encoding lysylphosphatidylglycerol synthase transmembrane domain-containing protein, producing the protein MAKASNLAKALLIVLISLVLVLLIAGITDIRATINALKKISLEWLLVTFLIVFSDWFTETLTVWMFAHSYKTNISLIYLFKNTLVGRFFSAITPFSTGGQPMQIAFLGKRGVEYGQAAAMLMSRFLFYQIVVTSASVFGLVRAYSLFAKKISNLALLAFFGFALNGFVLFLILLFGLNRALAEKTVSKVSKFLVSMKIVKRKEILQQRLLEQTRLFHDCMKQSAKSPLVMVAAFFIAFLEVWAKISITYFVGRSLGVYVPYLDIVVTQLVVFLIASFVPTPGATGASEGVYTLFFKYLLGPKTVAALLVWRFFTYYLNIIVGGVATAHELQRVAAEKT; encoded by the coding sequence ATGGCAAAGGCAAGTAATTTAGCGAAGGCACTCCTGATCGTTCTGATCAGCCTGGTTTTAGTCCTGTTGATCGCGGGTATCACAGACATCAGGGCTACAATAAACGCGCTGAAAAAAATTTCTCTCGAATGGCTTCTTGTCACGTTTTTGATCGTGTTCTCAGACTGGTTCACAGAAACTCTCACAGTGTGGATGTTTGCACACTCGTACAAAACGAACATCTCGCTCATCTATCTTTTCAAAAACACGCTCGTGGGCAGGTTTTTCTCCGCGATAACACCGTTCTCAACCGGCGGTCAACCCATGCAGATAGCCTTCCTCGGAAAGCGCGGGGTTGAATACGGACAGGCCGCGGCGATGCTCATGTCGAGGTTTCTCTTCTATCAGATCGTCGTGACCAGCGCAAGTGTGTTCGGACTCGTCAGAGCGTATTCTTTGTTTGCAAAAAAGATTTCCAACCTCGCCTTACTCGCGTTCTTCGGCTTTGCGCTGAACGGTTTCGTGCTCTTTTTGATCCTGCTCTTCGGCCTGAACAGAGCGCTGGCCGAGAAAACGGTTTCAAAGGTATCGAAGTTCCTCGTCTCGATGAAAATCGTGAAGAGGAAAGAGATTCTTCAGCAAAGATTGCTCGAACAAACCAGATTGTTCCATGATTGCATGAAACAGTCCGCGAAGAGTCCCCTGGTTATGGTTGCAGCATTCTTCATAGCTTTCCTCGAAGTCTGGGCAAAGATCTCCATAACGTACTTCGTGGGAAGATCTCTCGGTGTTTATGTTCCATACCTTGACATCGTCGTGACGCAGCTTGTCGTCTTCTTGATTGCTTCTTTCGTTCCGACTCCAGGTGCCACGGGTGCATCCGAAGGGGTCTACACGCTCTTTTTCAAGTATCTGCTCGGCCCTAAAACGGTCGCCGCGCTCCTGGTGTGGCGTTTCTTCACGTACTATCTCAACATCATCGTCGGCGGCGTCGCTACGGCACACGAATTACAAAGAGTGGCAGCCGAAAAAACCTGA
- a CDS encoding glycosyltransferase family 4 protein: MKVLLYAEAKRILSRSGIGVALKHQMEALKRVQVDFTLSVDDEYDLAHINTIGPGARFVASSCRSKNIPIVWHVHTTAEDIRQSFIFSNMYSKYARYILRRLYSKADFLLFPTPYTESVVRSYGVTVPGRVISNGVDTNFFKRDEEKAKNFREKFNLTGPVVLCVALPFKRKGIHDFVEVARRLKDYHFIWIGFKNIVSLLPKDVRQILKNPPPNVVFPGFMPQDELIGAYSAADVFFFPSYEENEGIAVLEASSCECAIVLRDIPVYKGWLQNGVNCLKGKSNEDFEKFIKKLVEDRDLAKRLGQNARKVALERDLTIIGQKLKLVYEEVLKNHGKGK; encoded by the coding sequence ATGAAAGTTCTGCTCTACGCTGAGGCAAAGAGGATACTATCCAGATCCGGGATCGGTGTCGCTCTGAAACATCAAATGGAGGCGCTGAAAAGGGTGCAGGTGGATTTCACACTCAGCGTAGATGACGAGTACGACCTGGCGCACATCAACACGATCGGACCGGGCGCGAGATTTGTGGCGAGCAGCTGTCGATCGAAAAACATTCCGATCGTCTGGCACGTTCACACCACGGCTGAAGACATAAGGCAGAGCTTCATCTTCAGCAACATGTACTCTAAGTACGCACGTTACATTCTGCGTCGACTCTATTCGAAAGCTGACTTTTTGCTCTTCCCAACACCGTACACGGAGAGCGTCGTGAGAAGTTATGGAGTGACCGTGCCAGGGAGAGTGATTTCGAACGGTGTTGACACCAATTTCTTCAAAAGGGACGAAGAGAAGGCGAAGAATTTCAGAGAGAAGTTCAATCTGACCGGGCCAGTGGTTCTGTGCGTGGCACTGCCGTTCAAAAGGAAAGGGATTCACGATTTCGTCGAAGTCGCACGAAGGTTGAAGGATTATCACTTCATATGGATAGGCTTCAAGAACATAGTATCGTTGCTTCCGAAGGACGTGAGACAGATCCTGAAGAATCCCCCACCGAACGTGGTCTTTCCTGGATTCATGCCACAGGATGAACTGATCGGTGCCTATTCTGCGGCCGATGTCTTTTTCTTCCCATCTTACGAAGAGAACGAAGGCATAGCGGTGCTGGAAGCTTCATCGTGCGAATGTGCTATTGTTCTGAGGGACATACCTGTTTACAAAGGTTGGCTTCAGAATGGTGTGAACTGTTTGAAGGGAAAAAGCAACGAAGATTTCGAGAAATTTATAAAGAAACTCGTTGAAGATAGAGATTTAGCAAAAAGACTCGGGCAAAACGCCAGAAAGGTTGCCCTCGAAAGGGATCTGACCATCATTGGGCAGAAGCTCAAACTCGTTTACGAGGAAGTGTTGAAGAACCATGGCAAAGGCAAGTAA
- the recG gene encoding ATP-dependent DNA helicase RecG — translation MKARQEFSSARPILVEEFFDQLEELILKVLDKQVSFLQITDWIHRNKEFLQDPLLEDSSARERLEQLMSYLEPIVELPKERALNRLNHALGMIERYRSWYFFSRPDPSQARQLSLEIKYARGVGPKREKILQKLGINTLKDLATYFPRDYEDRRRVLPIKDVLIGEKVTTKGKITNVEIKELPTMKIVAAVLADGIHHLLLKWFNQEFLYKQLQTLKGREVFVTGTVKKGAFGGLEIVNPEVEPVENSNVLEILPIYPLTEGISQKEFRKLVRQNIHCVVGVQDELPAELTQKRKLIDLATALYGMHFPKTMHQLEKSRERLAYEELLYLQLAMLLSRHTLESIGGIAKKIEGKLAQEFLKSLPFELTGAQKRAHEEIREDMRSLRPMSRLLQGDVGCGKTVVAQLAIVDNFEAGFQTAVMAPTSILATQHYRRMAPAFENLGIKTALLLGDTSRSEKEKIKRFLKSGQIAVVIGTHALIQEDVEFSNLGLVIIDEQHRFGVRQREALISKGAAVDTLVMTATPIPRTLALAVYGDLDLTIIDEMPPGRKDVKTILVSVTKLDQVFEFVRKEVAEGGQAFIVYPLIEESDKLQVKAATQMYEKLSQEVFKDLRVGLLHGRMSQQEKDAVMEQFARGDFDILVSTTVIEVGIDIPNATVMIIENPERFGLAQLHQLRGRIGRGSRQGYCFLVVGNVDEEALERLRYFANTKNGFEVAEYDMQIRGPGEILGLRQHGLPDLKVADLSRDRQLLLKAREDAEFVVKNMDRFRELIQKVERMYGERLKLVKVG, via the coding sequence ATGAAGGCCAGACAAGAATTTTCATCGGCGAGACCCATTCTCGTTGAAGAGTTCTTCGACCAGCTCGAAGAACTCATCCTCAAAGTCCTCGACAAACAGGTCTCCTTCCTGCAGATCACTGACTGGATCCATCGAAACAAAGAGTTCCTTCAAGATCCTCTCCTCGAGGATTCCAGTGCACGTGAAAGATTGGAACAGCTGATGAGCTACCTTGAACCGATCGTGGAACTTCCGAAAGAACGAGCTCTCAACCGCTTAAACCACGCGCTGGGCATGATCGAAAGGTACAGATCCTGGTATTTCTTTTCCAGGCCCGATCCATCGCAGGCTAGGCAACTATCACTCGAGATAAAGTACGCACGTGGTGTGGGACCGAAAAGGGAAAAGATCTTGCAGAAGCTCGGGATAAACACGCTGAAAGACCTTGCGACGTACTTTCCACGAGACTATGAGGACCGGCGCAGAGTGCTTCCAATCAAAGATGTTCTGATCGGTGAGAAGGTCACCACGAAGGGAAAGATAACGAACGTGGAGATCAAAGAACTTCCAACCATGAAGATCGTGGCTGCGGTGCTCGCAGACGGTATACACCATCTACTCCTCAAATGGTTCAACCAGGAATTCCTCTACAAGCAGCTCCAAACGTTGAAGGGCAGAGAGGTCTTCGTCACAGGCACGGTGAAGAAAGGCGCCTTTGGGGGTCTGGAGATCGTCAATCCCGAAGTGGAGCCGGTTGAAAACTCCAACGTCCTCGAGATACTTCCGATCTATCCGCTGACCGAAGGCATAAGCCAGAAAGAGTTTCGAAAACTTGTGAGGCAGAACATACACTGCGTTGTGGGAGTTCAGGATGAACTGCCCGCCGAACTCACCCAGAAAAGAAAGTTGATAGACCTCGCCACGGCACTGTACGGGATGCATTTTCCAAAGACGATGCACCAGCTCGAAAAATCCAGAGAAAGACTCGCCTACGAAGAACTGCTGTATCTGCAACTGGCCATGCTACTCTCCAGACACACGCTCGAATCCATAGGGGGCATAGCGAAAAAGATCGAAGGGAAGCTGGCACAGGAATTTCTGAAAAGCCTTCCTTTCGAATTGACGGGTGCTCAGAAGAGGGCTCATGAAGAAATAAGGGAAGACATGCGTTCGCTGCGTCCCATGAGCAGGTTGCTCCAGGGCGATGTGGGGTGTGGAAAAACAGTCGTGGCGCAGCTTGCCATAGTGGACAACTTCGAAGCGGGCTTTCAGACAGCTGTGATGGCACCAACCTCTATACTCGCAACGCAGCATTACAGGAGGATGGCTCCAGCCTTCGAAAACCTCGGAATCAAGACGGCGTTGCTGCTGGGTGACACGAGCAGGTCTGAAAAGGAGAAAATCAAGAGATTTCTCAAATCCGGACAGATCGCCGTTGTCATAGGTACGCACGCGCTCATCCAGGAAGACGTTGAATTCAGCAATTTGGGACTCGTGATCATAGATGAGCAGCATCGATTCGGTGTCAGGCAGAGAGAGGCACTGATCAGCAAAGGCGCGGCTGTGGACACGCTCGTCATGACCGCAACACCTATACCGAGAACGCTCGCATTGGCCGTTTATGGTGACCTCGATTTAACGATCATCGACGAGATGCCACCTGGAAGAAAAGACGTGAAAACGATCCTGGTGAGTGTGACGAAGCTCGACCAGGTGTTCGAATTCGTCAGAAAAGAGGTTGCTGAAGGTGGTCAGGCGTTCATAGTGTACCCACTCATCGAGGAATCGGACAAACTGCAAGTGAAGGCAGCGACGCAGATGTACGAGAAACTGTCCCAGGAAGTTTTCAAAGATTTGAGAGTGGGTCTGTTGCACGGAAGGATGAGCCAGCAGGAAAAGGACGCTGTGATGGAACAGTTCGCCCGCGGCGATTTTGACATACTGGTCTCCACAACTGTCATAGAGGTGGGTATAGACATTCCGAACGCGACCGTGATGATCATAGAAAATCCGGAGAGGTTCGGCCTGGCGCAGCTGCACCAGCTGCGTGGAAGGATCGGCAGAGGTAGCAGACAGGGGTACTGCTTTCTGGTGGTTGGCAACGTCGATGAAGAGGCTTTGGAAAGGCTCAGATATTTTGCAAACACGAAGAACGGTTTCGAAGTTGCGGAGTACGACATGCAGATCAGAGGGCCTGGAGAAATACTCGGTCTGAGACAGCATGGCCTGCCAGATCTGAAGGTGGCCGATTTATCGAGAGATAGGCAGTTACTCCTCAAAGCGAGAGAAGACGCCGAGTTTGTGGTGAAAAATATGGACAGGTTCAGAGAGCTGATCCAAAAGGTGGAGAGAATGTACGGTGAAAGGTTGAAGCTGGTGAAAGTAGGATAA
- the hpt gene encoding hypoxanthine phosphoribosyltransferase, with product MFLPSERRQHVAVEVLLEEKTIKERIKQLAREIENYYKGKTDTLHAICVLKGSIHFFSELVLNLNMNVNYSFVHVSSYAGTESTGRIRVKSWVDEPLQGKYVLVVEDIVDTGNTLRYILNYLRKYKPADLKVATLIEKEKYQHGIPIDFVGFKVQDVFLIGYGLDYDERYRNLPFIGYLKNDT from the coding sequence ATGTTCCTGCCATCTGAAAGGAGGCAGCATGTGGCTGTAGAAGTCCTGCTCGAGGAGAAGACCATCAAAGAGCGCATCAAACAGCTTGCCAGGGAGATCGAAAACTACTACAAAGGCAAGACAGATACCCTGCACGCTATTTGTGTGCTGAAGGGTTCGATCCACTTTTTCAGCGAACTCGTGTTGAATCTGAACATGAACGTCAACTATTCTTTCGTGCACGTATCGAGCTACGCGGGGACTGAGTCCACTGGAAGAATAAGGGTCAAATCCTGGGTGGACGAGCCACTTCAGGGAAAGTACGTGCTTGTTGTCGAGGACATCGTCGACACGGGCAACACGCTGAGGTACATTCTGAACTATCTGAGAAAGTACAAGCCGGCAGACCTCAAGGTAGCCACGCTGATCGAAAAAGAGAAGTATCAGCACGGCATCCCGATAGACTTCGTCGGATTCAAGGTGCAGGACGTCTTTTTGATCGGTTACGGCCTGGATTACGACGAAAGGTACAGGAATCTTCCCTTCATAGGGTATCTGAAGAACGACACATGA